GACACCTGGCGCCTGGGCGGTGTCGAAATCACTCACGTCCCCTCGCGCCACTGGGGCGCGCGCGTCCTCACCGACATGCATCGCGGATACGGCGGCTACGTCCTGCGCAACGGCCACCAGTCGCTCTACCACGCCGGCGACACCGCCTACTTCGAAGGCTTCCGCGAGATCGGCCGCCGCCTGCGTCCCGACCTGGCCCTGCTGCCCATCGGCGCCTACGACCCGCCCAGCTTCCGCGCCGTGCACACCAGCCCCGCCGACGCCGTGCAGGCCTTCCTCGATCTCGGCGCACGCTGGCTGGTACCCATGCACTATGGCAGCTTCCGCCTGTCGCACGAGCCCTTCCACGAACCCTTGCAGTTCCTCGCCGACGAAGCCCGCCGCCACGGCGTCAGCGATCGCGTGGTGGTGTTGGAGGAAGGTGTAACGCGCTTCTTCTAGATTGTTTGGTCTTGGCTCCTGGCTTCCCGCTCTGCGGCCTCTGCTTTCCAGTTTCGGCCTTCCGCTCTCGGCTGGCCGCTTTCCGGTCTGCGCCCCATGTTCAATCCAGGACTTTCACTGACTCAATGATTGACTGATTCACTGATTCAATTCTTCGATTCTCCAACCACCAAATTACTCAATTACCAAATTTCCAAACTTCCAAATCGCCTCAATACGCCATCATCACCCTCACATCCCTCACATTCGTCCCCGTCGGGCCGGTGACGATCACGTCCCCCAGCGCCTCCAGCAGCGTGTACGCGTCGAAGCCCCGCAACGCAGCCTCGATATCCAGCCCCCGGGCGCGCGCCCGCGCCACGGTCGTGCCATCCGTCACCGCTCCCGCCGCCGGGCTGTTGCCGTCGATCCCGTCGGTCCCGGCGCTCAACACGGTGACGTTCTGGCCGGCAATCTTCTCTGCGCAATGGAGCGCGAACTGCGCGTTGCGGCCGCCGGTGCCGCTTTGCGGCCCCACTTTCACCGTCACCTCGCCCACCGACACCAGGCAGACGCGCTCCGCCTTCTGGCGCATCTCCTTCAGCCTCCCCAGCAGGTAGTCGGCGGCACGCTCGTAATCCCAATCGTCCGGGCGATTGTCCACGTCCACCACGAACCCCTGCCGCGTCGCTGCCACCCCCGCCGCCTCCTGTGCCGTCGCGCTGGAAAGGATCGGCCACCAGCGCGCCCGCCGGAACGCTTCGTCGCCCGCCTTCGGCGTCTCTTCCAGCGCCCGCTTCTCGAACAGATAGCGCACGGAAAGCGGCAGTTCGGGAACCAGGCCGTAGTGTTGCGCTACGCGATAGCAGTCCTCCACGGTCGAAGAGTCCGGCATGGTCGGGCCTGAGGCCAGCGCGTCCAGCGCGCCCTCGGGCACGTCCGACACCATCACGGAGACCTGCTGCGCCGCCGCCGCCGCGCGCGCCATGCGTCCCCCCTTCACCGCCGAAAGATGCTTGCGGATGGCATTGATTTCCGCGATGGGCGCGCCGCAGTGCACCAGCGCGCGATACGTCTCGACCAGGTCGTCCAACGAGATGTCCTCGTCGATCGCCTTCTCGACCGCCGCCGACCCGCCTCCGCTGATCATGTAGATCACCAGCGACCCCAGCCCCTGCGCCTGCAAGGCGCGCAGGATGGCCGTGGCTGCCCGCACCGACTCCGCGTTGGGCAGCGGATGCCCGCCCTCGAAGTAGCGGAATCCCATCACCTGCGAAGGCGGCGGCGTGGTCCCCACGGCGATTCCCTCCACCAGCCCGCCCACCTCGGCGAACAGCGCTTCCGCCATGGCGTGCGCCGCCTTGCCCATCGAGACCACGAACGTACGCTTGTACGACTCCAGGTTGTACAGGTCTTCCGCAATGCGCAGCACGCCCCGCCGGCAGCTCACGTGCCGCTCGAACGCCCGCGCGATGGTGCACTGCGCCAGCGTCTCCTGGAAGATGGCGCGCGCTACCGCCCGCATCTCGATCGCCGGCGCTTCGCGTTCGGTCTCTTCGTACATCGTAGGCGGGGATTATACGGCTTGGGTGCCCCTTGTTTGCCCCTGCTGTTGGGGCGCAAACGTGGGAAAAAGACCCCGCGGCTGCCCACCCTTGTCGCTTCCGCTGTTGGAGCGACAGGGTGGGAGGTTCCTGAGTTACTTCAGGAATCGAAACGAATCAAGGACTTGCTTCAGGCTGCGGTATACGTGATCGAAGTCCTGCGAAGTGAATTCCTTGAGTGGGGGTTCAGTATCTACATGCTGAGTTGCGATTGTGACGTTCATTTCGTAACACTTTTGCCTGTGATAGCTCCTGTAGACATGCGTACTGGCGTGGTGACCCGTTGCCGCGCTCCCACGCTCGTATGCTCTGAATCGGAGTCCATGGATTGTTTCTAAACGGCTGTTGAATACAGCCAAATCCGGCGGGCTCCTCAAGCACTCCGTCTGGGTACTGACGTCCTTGAGCTCCATCACTGACAACGCCGCGCCTTCAAAGTTCGTGCCTTCGTACTCCCTGGCCGGG
This portion of the Terriglobales bacterium genome encodes:
- a CDS encoding MBL fold metallo-hydrolase, whose protein sequence is MMDVPLRRRARNFTRLIRHSAVTPRTGRTHRPILARNGELALTFIGHSAFFIQIGHRNLVVDPNFARWLFVLKRLRRPGLRVPDLPAIDAVLVTHAHFDHLHRPSLRAIARATRRLTGHAPAIVVPRDVRDLVRRLGFREIIEMDWWDTWRLGGVEITHVPSRHWGARVLTDMHRGYGGYVLRNGHQSLYHAGDTAYFEGFREIGRRLRPDLALLPIGAYDPPSFRAVHTSPADAVQAFLDLGARWLVPMHYGSFRLSHEPFHEPLQFLADEARRHGVSDRVVVLEEGVTRFF
- a CDS encoding DUF4147 domain-containing protein, whose amino-acid sequence is MYEETEREAPAIEMRAVARAIFQETLAQCTIARAFERHVSCRRGVLRIAEDLYNLESYKRTFVVSMGKAAHAMAEALFAEVGGLVEGIAVGTTPPPSQVMGFRYFEGGHPLPNAESVRAATAILRALQAQGLGSLVIYMISGGGSAAVEKAIDEDISLDDLVETYRALVHCGAPIAEINAIRKHLSAVKGGRMARAAAAAQQVSVMVSDVPEGALDALASGPTMPDSSTVEDCYRVAQHYGLVPELPLSVRYLFEKRALEETPKAGDEAFRRARWWPILSSATAQEAAGVAATRQGFVVDVDNRPDDWDYERAADYLLGRLKEMRQKAERVCLVSVGEVTVKVGPQSGTGGRNAQFALHCAEKIAGQNVTVLSAGTDGIDGNSPAAGAVTDGTTVARARARGLDIEAALRGFDAYTLLEALGDVIVTGPTGTNVRDVRVMMAY